The genomic window GAACACGCCGACTTCGATACCGATGTCGCGTGCGCGCGGGCGGGTCTCCTGCTGTGCCATGACTGAGGATGCGCAGAGGGTGAAGAGCAGGGCGGCACACGCGGCGCCGCGAACGAGCGGTTTTCTGAACATGTTCATCCCCGGATCTCGGGCGGAGAAACCGGACTGCGTGGCGGCACTGATGCCGCCAGCCGTCGCAGTGCAGCAGCCATGAGTGGTATGGGAACATCGGTCGGGCATACGTCCGCGCACGCGTTGCACGCGGCGCATGGCGACATGTCCGCACCGACAATGGGCGCGCGGTCGATCGAGCGTGACGGCCCGGCGACGAACGTCCAAGCCTCGTCCCACGCACTCGCGGGCGCCTCGGCGATGTCGGGGCAGGCGAA from Longimicrobiales bacterium includes these protein-coding regions:
- a CDS encoding 4Fe-4S dicluster domain-containing protein, which produces MALRKAFAWINLAWSFGRHVAVQMPARALGRGAGARRFREAVLPEGYVPLEPAEREAMPAFMDCIHCGLCSFACPDIAEAPASAWDEAWTFVAGPSRSIDRAPIVGADMSPCAACNACADVCPTDVPIPLMAAALRRLAASVPPRSPVSPPEIRG